Proteins encoded by one window of Nasonia vitripennis strain AsymCx chromosome 5, Nvit_psr_1.1, whole genome shotgun sequence:
- the LOC100121769 gene encoding serine/threonine-protein kinase 16, with product MNSLGLSLIFKMGCICAKESITVNGKKFTVLEHLGDGGFSTVSLVEDSITHKKYAIKKIICHGPEDQRLAVKEIEYHSVVNHPNVIELVDSTHQGTADPVVNATSEVLLVLPYYHKGTLAHELERRAKMKEYMGSIDILNIFLQICEGVKAFHEAKPDPLAHRDLKTANIVLGDGMTPVIMDLGSVAPARVKVCGNQAAQSLQELAAERCSMPYRAPELFNVESYCMVDERTDIWSLGCILYAMCYFKSPFDTVYERGDSVALAVISANITFPENAPYNEDMQNLILSMLKVNPMERPYIYSVIESTHEVLGRLEGRV from the exons ATGAATAGTCTAGGTTTGagcttgatttttaaaatgggCTGTATATGTGCAAAAGAAAGCATAACAGTTAATGGTAAAAAATTTACAGTTTTGGAGCATCTTGGAGATGG AGGATTTAGTACCGTATCGCTAGTCGAAGATAGCATAACCCATAAGAAATATGCAATCAAAAAAATCATTTGCCATGGTCCTGAGGACCAAAGATTAGCTGTTAAAGAAATAGAATATCATTCTGTTGTCAACCATCCAAATGTGATAGAGCTTGTTGATTCTACCCATCAAGGAACTGCAGATCCTGTTGTTAACGCTACAAGCGaagttttattagttttaccCTACTACCAC AAAGGAACATTAGCCCATGAGTTGGAGCGGCGAGCCAAGATGAAAGAATACATGGGGTCAATAGATATATTAAACATATTCTTACAAATTTGTGAAGGAGTTAAAGCGTTTCATGAGGCTAAACCTGATCCTCTTGCTCATAGAGATTTAAAGACTGCCAACATTGTTTTGGGAGATGGAATGACTCCAGTCATAATGGATTTAG GATCAGTTGCGCCAGCAAGAGTAAAAGTATGCGGGAACCAAGCTGCACAATCTTTgcaagaattggcagcggaaAGATGCTCAATGCCATACAGAGCGCCTGAACTTTTTAATGTTGAAAGTTATTGCATGGTCGATGAGAGGACAGATATTTGG tCACTGGGCTGTATTTTGTATGCTATGTGTTATTTCAAGTCTCCATTTGACACGGTATACGAAAGAGGAGACAGTGTTGCACTAGCTGTAATTAGTGCAAACATAACTTTTCCAGAGAATGCACCATACAACGAA GACATGCAGAATTTGATTTTGTCAATGCTAAAGGTCAATCCAATGGAACGTCCATACATATATAGCGTGATTGAGAGTACTCACGAAGTATTAGGGAGATTAGAAGGAAGAGTTTAA
- the LOC100121749 gene encoding ATP-binding cassette sub-family B member 6, mitochondrial codes for MVNASMTYCPPNISFNEIWVNHGTSKCFMDTVSSAVIALYLLIFGSTQLWMYRRYGTEIDFHTLPRSKLYNFQKFLLFFVPILSLLRIILQATVLDDKQVYGYMVLSTILTIIVYPYSVYVLSVERHKLLPSVPTRGHGIVLLGFWTLAFVAENLVFINLSKLEWWFKLDSLSDKIEMVLFTLRYCSSLVIFVLGLRAPGIVANTPSNYHSFEDGADSQTRHIEGRPDENVSTWRNAWYKIKTLAPFLWPKKSVLLQFSITFCFILLIAGRLINVYVPIYNKKIVDSVTDTPGKFRWDLILIYVAFKFLQGGGTGGMGLLNTLRSFLWIRIQQYTTREVEVELFRHLHGLSLRWHLGRKTGEVLRVMDRGTDSINNLLNYILFTILPTIVDIIVAVIFFISAFNKWFGLIVFTTMLLYIAATIGVTEWRTKFQRRMNLADNAQKARSVDSLLNFETVKYYGAEDYEVKAYKEAVLKYQSEEWKSLVSLNFLNTLQNVIITLGLLAGSLLCLYMVVNNEGLTIGDYVLFASYIMQLYVPLNWFGTYYRAIQKNFVDMENMFDLLRETHEVVDAPGAGPLIVNRGQVEFSNVTFGYTPERIILKNVSFIVPAGKTVALVGPSGAGKSTIMRLLFRFYDVDEGAIIIDGQHIKTVKQDSLRKAIGVVPQDTVLFNNSIKYNIQYGNIDAPEADIIAAAKYADIHERILTFPDGYETQVGERGLRLSGGEKQRVAIARTMLKAPKIVLLDEATSALDTQTERNIQSALNRVCANRTTIIIAHRLSTIIHADEILVMKEGEIVERGRHEDLISHGGMYHDMWEAQLRNDQELAEEVKPETDINGVKKIN; via the exons ATGGTCAATGCAAGCATGACTTACTGTCCACCAAATATTTCGTTTAATGAAATTTGGGTGAACCATGGAACTTCAAAATGTTTTATGGACACCGTTAGTTCTGCTGTGATTGCATTATATTTGCTAATATTTGGTTCAACTCAACTATGGATGTACAGGCGATATGGAACTGAAATTGACTTCCATACATTACCTAGAAGCAAGCTATATAATTTCCAAAAGTTTTTGCTTTTCTTTGTACCTATTCTCAGTCTTCTCAGAATTATTTTGCAAGCAACAGTTTTAGATGACAAGCAAGTTTATGGATACATG gttctttcaacaattttaacaataatagTTTATCCATACTCTGTATATGTTTTAAGTGTTGAAAGACACAAATTGTTACCAAGTGTTCCAACTCGAGGTCATGGCATTGTTTTACTTGGATTTTGGACATTAGCATTTGTTGCagaaaatcttgtttttattaatctttCAAAGTTGGAATGGTGGTTCAAACTGGATTC ATTGTCCGACAAAATAGAGATGGTACTATTTACCTTGCGCTACTGCAGTAGCCTTGTCATCTTTGTTCTTGGATTGCGTGCTCCTGGAATTGTAGCTAATACACCAAGTAACTATCATAGTTTTGAAGATGGTGCGGATAGCCAAACGAGACATATTGAAGGT CGTCCAGATGAAAATGTTTCTACATGGAGGAATGCATGGTACAAAATTAAAACACTTGCTCCGTTTCTGTGGCCAAAGAAGAGCGTTTTGCTTCAGTTCAGCATAACCTTCTGTTTCATATTACTTATTGCTGGAAGATTGATCAATGTGTATGTTCCTATTTACAACAAGAAGATTGTTGATAGTGTAACTGATACTCCTGGAAAATTCAG gTGGGACTTAATACTTATTTATGTAGCATTCAAGTTTCTCCAAGGTGGTGGCACAGGTGGAATGGGTTTGTTGAATACACTGAGATCATTTTTGTGGATTCGTATTCAACAGTATACAACTCGAGAGGTTGAAGTCGAGCTCTTCAG gCACTTGCATGGTTTAAGTCTACGCTGGCATCTTGGTCGTAAAACGGGAGAAGTACTTCGTGTTATGGATCGTGGAACTGACTCTATCAATAACTTATTgaattacattttatttactattttacCTACAATCGTGGACATAATTGTAGcagtaatatttttcattagtGCCTTTAACAAATGGTTTGGATTGATTGTCTTTACAACAATGTTACTGTATATTG CTGCTACAATTGGCGTTACTGAATGGCGTACCAAATTCCAACGACGAATGAATTTGGCTGATAATGCTCAAAAAGCCAGAAGTGTTGATAGTTTGCTCAATTTCGAAACTGTAAAATACTATGGTGCTGAAGATTACGAGGTTAAAGCTTACAAGGAAGCAGTACTAAAATACCAAAGTGAAGAATGGAAATCTTTGGTGTcactgaattttttaaatacactTCAAAATGTAATCATTACTTTGGGACTACTTGCTGGATCTTTACTGTGTCTTTACATGGTTGTGAATAACGAAGGCTTGACCATTGGTGACTATGTCCTATTTGCCAGTTATATCATGCAACTTTATGTACCATTAAATTGGTTTGGAACTTACTACAG ggctatacaaaaaaattttgttgataTGGAGAACATGTTTGATTTACTCCGTGAAACACATGAAGTCGTGGATGCGCCTGGTGCAGGACCGTTAATAGTTAACCGGGGACAAGTTGAATTTTCAAATGTTACGTTTGGCTATACACCAGAAAGAATTATTTTGAAGAATGTTAGTTTCATCGTTCCTGCTGGCAAAACGGTAGCTTTAGTAGGACCCTCGGGTGCAGGCAAGTCTACCATAATGCGGTTGCTATTTCGATTTTACGATGTCGACGAAGGCGCTATTATTATTGATGGGCAACACATAAAAACCGTCAAACAAGATTCTCTACGAAAGGCAATAG GAGTGGTTCCCCAAGATActgtattatttaataattcgatcaaatataatatacaatacGGAAATATCGACGCTCCAGAAGCTGACATTATTGCAGCCGCAAAGTACGCGGACATTCACGAGCGAATTCTCACATTCCCAGATGGCTATGAAACTCAG GTTGGCGAGAGAGGTTTGCGTCTCAGTGGCGGAGAGAAGCAGCGTGTAGCTATCGCCCGAACAATGCTGAAGGCCCCAAAAATCGTGTTGTTGGACGAAGCAACGAGTGCTCTGGACACTCAGACCGAACGTAATATACAGTCAGCGTTAAATCGGGTTTGTGCTAATCGCACGACAATCATCATAGCTCATAGACTGTCGACTATCATCCATGCAGATGAGATCCTAGTGatgaaggaaggtgagattgtGGAAAGAGGCAGACACGAAGATCTCATATCGCATGGAGGAATGTATCACGACATGTGGGAGGCGCAATTGAGAAACGACCAAGAGCTCGCCGAAGAGGTCAAGCCTGAAACGGATATCAACGGCgtaaagaaaatcaattgA
- the LOC100121728 gene encoding testis-expressed protein 10 homolog, with translation MGKNHRHQKQLKSEKAKVKLKTKGTKQPLPKGLNITDASFKVKKIVIREQLKQQDATQILSRRKLNVKDLLTRLQHYNSTVRQDAIRELKDILSQHAADVLNVQLNELLKGIAGLVLDKEKAIRREALKALNLVLSPVSKDQLLPFCNILISYLTCAMTHIDHNIMEDSLLFLDILIQHCNSFLADNSQKILLYFLDMISKLRSQAQPGRQLTTNLNSKSTSMKWRIKVLNSLQQFLLAIVQNKKNAKANTTVFSSKVYQVQDKNGYYPIYSPISLQACPINVTTTHSYSKINKSLDLEALQNYIDLLMPLMFDSWIEVSPKSQNSSYVQLPISEEAGCLLRCITSIIQSIIEYLELLEKDNGTLNSSTWFKSKYQNVFIKNLLQDFPYVQQKSGSRAKKSQVEITISSSGDCLEQNLTLSYIYIWFTTISSNIKTDKLDQELSLRVLQFITDKLEKWNNNQTFAVPYLIKALRVLFLKANKIWYKNKVPLGDILKSVINGYLHKNRRDLEVQLFAILREIVMDHNLGLLHSEDAFKDFVKSLPALLLEKQIYDSTIQMLNRVVLQYRQWIQKELEKNHDAIIENARSIQIVGSDDEQNSRLMICNLFYFMDEQVYY, from the exons ATGGGTAAAAATCATAGGCATCAGAAGCAATTAAAGTCTGAAAAGGCCAAAGTAAAACTAAAGACTAAAGGAACAAAACAACCCTTGCCCAAGGGCTTAAATATAACTGATGCTAGTTTCAAGGTTAAGAAAATTGTTATTCGTGAGCAATTGAAGCAACAGGATGCAACTCAGATTCTTAGTCGTAGGAAACTCAATGTGAAA GATCTCTTAACAAGATTACAACATTATAATTCTACTGTAAGACAAGATGCAATCAGAGAATTAAAAGATATTTTGTCTCAACATGCTGCAGATGTTCTGAATGTGCAATTGAACGAATTGCTTAAAGGAATTGCAGGATTAGTTCTAGATAAAGAAAAAGCTATTAGGAGGGAAGCTTTGAAGGCTCTCAATTTGGTATTAAGTCCAGTTTCAAAAGATCAACTTCTTCCTTTCTGCAATATTCTTATTTCATACTTGACATGTGCGATGACTCACATCGATCATAATATAATGGAGGATTCTCTTCTGTTTCTTGATATACTCATACAGCACTGTAATAGTTTTCTTGCAGACAATAGCCAAAAAATTCTCTTATATTTTTTGGATATGATTTCCAAACTTCGATCGCAAGCTCAGCCTGGGCGACAATTAACAACAAATTTGAATTCAAAGAGTACAAGTATGAAATGGaggataaaagttttaaatagCTTGCAGCAATTCTTATTGGCAATTGTACAGAATAAGAAGAATGCAAAAGCCAATACAACAGTATTCTCTTCAAAAGTATATCAGGTGCAGGATAAAAATGGCTATTATCCAATCTATTCACCAATTTCTCTGCAGGCTTGTCCTATCAATGTTACAACTACTCATTCATACAGTAAAATCAACAAATCTTTAGATTTAGAGGCGTTGCAGAATTATATTGACTTACTGATGCCATTGATGTTTGACAGTTGGATAGAAGTTAGCCCTAAATCTCAAAATTCCTCTTATGTTCAGTTACCTATTTCTGAAGAAGCTGGATGTCTTTTAAGATGTATTACGAGTATAATACAGTCTATAATTGAGTACTTAGAACTTCTTGAAAAGGATAATGGGACACTTAATTCAAGCACATGGTTCAAGAGTAAATATCAAAAtgtgtttattaaaaatcttcTTCAAGACTTTCCTTACGTACAACAAAAATCAGGTTCCAGAGCAAAGAAATCTCAAGTGGAAATAACAATAAGTTCTTCAGGGGATTGCTTAGAGCAAAATTTGACTCTGAGTTACATTTATATCTGGTTTACGACTATATCCAGCAACATAAAAACTGATAAATTAGATCAAGAATTAAGTTTAAGAGTTCTTCAATTTATAACAGATAAGCTGGAGAAGTGGAACAATAATCAGACGTTTGCAGTACCTTATTTGATCAAAGCTCTAAGAgttctatttttaaaagcaaataaaatttgGTACAAAAACAAGGTTCCACTTGGAGATATTCTCAAGAGTGTCATAAATGGATATTTACACAAGAACAGAAGAGATTTAGAAGTGCAGTTATTTGCAATTCTTAGAGAAATTGTTATGGACCACAATTTGGGCCTATTGCACAG tGAGGATGCCTTTAAAGACTTTGTCAAATCACTTCCTGCTCTGCTACTTGAGAAACAAATCTATGACAGTACGATACAAATGCTTAACAGGGTGGTGTTACAGTACAGACAATGGATACAAAAAGAGTTGGAGAAAAATCACGACGCCATCATTG aaaaTGCGCGGAGCATTCAAATAGTGGGATCCGATGATGAGCAGAATTCTCGACTGATGATTTGCAATTTGTTTTACTTTATGGACGAGCAggtttattattga